The following coding sequences lie in one Hydrogenophaga sp. PBL-H3 genomic window:
- a CDS encoding ABC transporter ATP-binding protein, producing MAETGTQAGYLVTEKLVKRFDEAVAVDEVSLSIRKGEIFALLGSSGCGKSTLLRMLAGFEKPTSGRILLGGQDVAAMPPYERPVNMMFQSYALFPHLNIWENVAFGLKREGLPKAEVQQRTDEMLALVQLTPYAQRKPHQLSGGQQQRVALARSLAKRPKLLLLDEPLGALDKKLREQTQFELVNIIEKVGVTVVMVTHDQEEAMTMASRIAIMSKGRVLQVGTPEEIYEHPANRFVADFIGNVNLFEGKLSVDEPDRCAVSTGIGEIQVGHGVPGHLGMVVTLAVRPEKIEISKHRPDGVAANLFTGTVKEIAYFGSYNTYIVQASNGSKLKITEANTSRQDLSDITWEDTVFFWWNDKAGVVLRD from the coding sequence ATGGCAGAGACGGGCACCCAGGCGGGTTATCTGGTCACCGAAAAGCTGGTCAAGCGCTTCGACGAAGCCGTGGCGGTGGACGAAGTCTCGCTGTCGATCCGCAAGGGCGAGATCTTTGCCCTGCTGGGCAGCTCGGGGTGTGGCAAGTCCACCCTGCTGCGCATGCTGGCCGGCTTCGAGAAGCCGACCTCGGGGCGCATCCTGCTGGGCGGCCAGGACGTGGCGGCCATGCCGCCGTACGAGCGGCCGGTCAACATGATGTTCCAGTCCTACGCTCTGTTTCCCCACCTCAACATCTGGGAGAACGTGGCCTTTGGCCTGAAACGCGAGGGCCTGCCCAAAGCCGAGGTGCAGCAACGCACCGACGAGATGCTGGCCCTGGTGCAGCTGACGCCCTATGCCCAGCGCAAGCCGCACCAGCTCTCGGGTGGTCAGCAGCAGCGCGTGGCGCTGGCGCGCAGCCTGGCCAAGCGGCCCAAGCTGTTGCTGCTCGACGAGCCGCTGGGCGCACTCGACAAGAAGCTGCGCGAGCAGACCCAGTTTGAACTGGTCAACATCATCGAGAAGGTGGGCGTGACCGTGGTGATGGTGACGCACGACCAGGAAGAGGCCATGACCATGGCCAGCCGCATTGCCATCATGAGCAAGGGGCGCGTGCTGCAGGTGGGCACGCCCGAAGAGATTTACGAGCACCCGGCCAACCGTTTCGTGGCCGACTTCATCGGCAACGTGAACCTGTTCGAAGGCAAGCTGAGCGTGGACGAGCCCGACCGCTGTGCGGTGAGCACGGGCATCGGCGAGATCCAGGTTGGCCACGGCGTGCCAGGTCACCTGGGGATGGTGGTGACGCTGGCCGTGCGGCCTGAGAAGATCGAGATCAGCAAGCACCGCCCCGACGGCGTGGCTGCCAACCTGTTCACAGGCACGGTCAAGGAGATCGCCTACTTCGGCTCCTACAACACCTACATCGTGCAGGCCAGCAACGGCAGCAAGCTCAAAATCACCGAGGCCAACACCTCACGGCAGGATTTGTCGGACATCACCTGGGAGGACACGGTCTTCTTCTGGTGGAACGACAAGGCCGGTGTGGTGCTGAGGGACTGA